From the genome of Candidatus Coatesbacteria bacterium:
TCGTAGCTCGTCCCCTCGAGGGGCAGGTAGTCGGCGGCGCCGGCCGTCGTGACAACGAGCAGTGGGATGAAAACCGCGATCCGTTTAACGGTACTCATACTTGACCGCCCCCCAGCTTTGGGCCACCTTCGTCAGTTGCGGAAAATAGAAATCGCGCCAATCGACGATGTACCATGCGCCGCCGTTTTTGTTCAGTTCGACGGACAGAATGCCCTGGCACTGAACCAGCCCGGTGTCGTCGTTGATCCGCAGATCGTAGGCGACGTTGGGACTGGTGAAGGTGTCGCCCTCGGGCGCGGTGTAGTCGGGAACGTCGAGGCGCAGGTAGATGTCGGCTGGAGCCACGGCGGCGAACAGGTTGGCGGCGGAGTTCAGCTCCTCCGCCAGGCCCCATTGCTCGGGCAGACCGGCGTCGACATCGTCATCGTCGAAGTGGTAGGTGAAGCCGAGGTCCTCGGCGAACAGGGTGGTGAAGCCGGCGAGATCGCCGTCCTCGTAGGCGCGTTCGAGCTCGGTGAAGACCTCGCCCACCGTCGAGCGGAGGCCTTCGTCGTCCTTGTCGGCGGTCGGTGAAGCGCAGCCGCCCAGGAACACAATACCCGTCAGGCCCAGCAGACCCGCCAGGAGGCATGGCAGTCGCTTGCTTTTCATTGATAGCCTTTCGTCGGTCCCCGCTGTTGCCGGTTGGTTATCGGGATGTCTCGGCGGCGGGTGTTTCCGCCTCGGCGTCGGTGCGCTCGGCCAGGTCCTCCTCGATTTCCCCGTCGAGGTCGCCCAGGCTCTCCTCCAGACCGCGGGCCATCTCCTCGAGGGCGGCCTCCATCTGCGGGGCGAACTCCATGAAGCCCTCGATGAACCCCTTGCCGAACTGGGCGGCGATCTCGCCGAAGTTGTAGCCCAGCTTGGCGAAGGCCTCGCCGAAGGCGTAGCCCCATTCCTCCCAGTCGTCACCCAGCTCGGCGAGGATCAGCTCGCCCACCCGGCGCTGGCGCTCCGGGTCCTTCTCCAGCTCCCGGGAGTAGGCGTCGTACTCCTCCGGAGTGACGCCGTACTCCTCGTAGACGGCGTCGGCCTCGGAGCCGAGGAAGCCCGCCGCCACCAGCTCGACGGTCATGCGGGCATAGGTCTCCTCGTCCATCACCGGCTCCTCGTCGCAGGCGATCAGGACCAGCAGCGGCAGGAATAACAACGTCAGGGCGCGGCGCATCATCTACCTCCCGGGTCGTTGTCTCAAGCTGACAGCTCCAGTGGTTAGTATAGCCCAGGACTTCCACTCTGTCACTCTCCGCCCTCCTCCAGGCCGACCAGGAAGCGCCTGATCTTGCCCGTCGAGGTCCGGGGGAAGGGCTCCGTACGCAGATAGAGGTCCTTGATGCGTTTGTAGGAAGCCAGCTTGTCGTTTACCCGCTGGATCTCGGCCTCGATCAAGCTCCGGGCGTAGGCCCCGTCGGCCCGGACGCCCTCCGCGGAGGCGCGTTCCTTGACGTACTCCCAGTCCGGCAGGGCCAGCAGGACCACGTCCTCGCGGTTGCCCTCGGGCAGGCGGCGGCCGCTGACGATGAACTCCTCCAGCAGGGGGTCGTCGGCGAAGTAATCCTCGAGCTCCTCGGGGTAGACGTTCTTGCCGGCGGCGGTGACGATGACGTTCTTGAGCCGGCCGGAGATGCGCAGCCGACCATCGGCGCCGATCCAGCCGATGTCGCCGGTGCGGAACCAGCGCGCGTACCACTCGGGATGGGCGGCCTTGACCTCGGCCAGACCGTCGCCGGCGCTGTAGAGCAGGCGCCCCTCCGGGCGGTGCTCGCGCTGCGGCGGCGTCTCCATGGCGAAGAAACCCTCGCGGTTGGCCAGGTCGTTGGCCAAATAGCCCGGGGTCACCTGGGGGCCGCGGATGCAGATCTCACCCTCGCCCAGCTCGTTGGGGTTGTCCAGGTGCATCTCGGCGGCGTAGAAGATCGGTCCGACGGATTCCGGCGCCCGCAGGCGGGCGCCGTTGTAGTTGAGGTTGGTCGTCGGGCTGCACTCGGTCAGGCCGTAGCCCATGATGCAGAGGATCCCCAGCCGCTCGAAGCCCCGGGCCACCGCGGGTGACAGTGCCGCGGCGCCGGAGATGAAGGCTCGCACCGCGCCCAGACCGGCCTTCTCCCGCAAACTACGGAACAGCCCCTTGCCCCAGCGCCCGCCGAACAGCCGCCCGAAGCCCTCCAGCCCGTAGAGCAGGCCGATGACCAGGCGCTTGAAGAAGGGCAGTTGCTTCAGCTTGGCCCGCAGGCCCTTGTAGAGCTTCTCGAACAGCAGGGGCACCCCCAGCATCATCGTAATCCCGCCCTCGCGCATGTCGCGCAGCAGGTCCCGGCTGTTGAGCCGCTGGGCGTAGAGGATCGTCGAGCCGCTGTGGAGCTGGTTGAAGAAGCCGCAGGTGCACTCGAAGGTGTGGAACAGGGGCAGCACGGAGAGAAAGTTGTCCATGGGGCCGGTGTACATGGCGTAGTGGAGCTGCTTGACGTTGAAGGCCACGTTGCGGTGCAGCAGGCGCACGACCTTGCTGCTGCCCGTGGTGCCCGAGGTGAACAGGATCGCCAGCTCGTCCTCGGGTTGCGGCTTGTCGGCCGGCGGCTCGGCCTCGTCGACCACGGCCGCGGGATCGACCAGCTCCCAGTCGTCGAGGTTGATCAGGTGCTCGAGCTTCGGGAACTCCTCCCGGCGCCCCGCGACATCCTCGATAACCTGGCCTTCGCAGATCAACGCCTGGATCCCGCTCTTGGCGATCACCGCGCCGTACTCCGTCGGCGTCAGCAACTGGTCGATGGGCACCACGACGATGCCGCTGAGGATGATCCCGCAGTAGGCCAGCGGCCAGGCCGGCTGGTTGCGCGACAACAGGCCGACGCGGTCGCCCTTACTCAAGCCCAGCTCCCGCAGCCGGGCGTTGATCGCCAGGGCCCGCCTGGTGAACTCGCTGCCGGTGAAGACTCCAATCTCCTCGTCCTCACCGTAGCGGCCCTTGAGGAAGGGCTCGTCGGGCCAGCGCTCCCGGCGGTGGTAGACCAGCTCGGCCACCGTGGCCGGGAAGCCGTCAATCGGCGGGTGATACTCGCCATAGGGGCGAACGAAACGGGGATCGACCATGAGGGGGACCTCCGGACGGGGCTGGACGGCTGGAGAGTACGACGCCCTTGATTGTAAGTCAGCGCGCCCGACGGCGCAATGTGACTTTCGGACCGGGAGCGGGGGACGCCCTCGCCGGGCGGGGTACAGAGCCCCTGTCCTACGGGTTGGAGGGTATTGCAGGGTCGGCTCGAAAGAACCGACCGTCTATTCGTGAACGGGCGGGACTGAAGTCCCGCCCCTACATCAACGACTCTCGCATTGTACTGCTCCA
Proteins encoded in this window:
- a CDS encoding AMP-binding protein encodes the protein MVDPRFVRPYGEYHPPIDGFPATVAELVYHRRERWPDEPFLKGRYGEDEEIGVFTGSEFTRRALAINARLRELGLSKGDRVGLLSRNQPAWPLAYCGIILSGIVVVPIDQLLTPTEYGAVIAKSGIQALICEGQVIEDVAGRREEFPKLEHLINLDDWELVDPAAVVDEAEPPADKPQPEDELAILFTSGTTGSSKVVRLLHRNVAFNVKQLHYAMYTGPMDNFLSVLPLFHTFECTCGFFNQLHSGSTILYAQRLNSRDLLRDMREGGITMMLGVPLLFEKLYKGLRAKLKQLPFFKRLVIGLLYGLEGFGRLFGGRWGKGLFRSLREKAGLGAVRAFISGAAALSPAVARGFERLGILCIMGYGLTECSPTTNLNYNGARLRAPESVGPIFYAAEMHLDNPNELGEGEICIRGPQVTPGYLANDLANREGFFAMETPPQREHRPEGRLLYSAGDGLAEVKAAHPEWYARWFRTGDIGWIGADGRLRISGRLKNVIVTAAGKNVYPEELEDYFADDPLLEEFIVSGRRLPEGNREDVVLLALPDWEYVKERASAEGVRADGAYARSLIEAEIQRVNDKLASYKRIKDLYLRTEPFPRTSTGKIRRFLVGLEEGGE